The Megalops cyprinoides isolate fMegCyp1 chromosome 19, fMegCyp1.pri, whole genome shotgun sequence genome has a window encoding:
- the xab2 gene encoding pre-mRNA-splicing factor SYF1, producing the protein MPSLTEKPEVIFDEDDLPYEEEIIRNPYSVKCWMRYIEHKQNGAKSVLNMIYERALKELPGSYKLWYNYLRERRKQVKGKCITEPVFEEVNNCHERALVFMHKMPRIWLDYCQFLVSQCKITRSRRTFDRALRALPVTQHSRIWPLYLRFARNLPLPETAVRIYRRYLKLSPENAEEYIDYLHSVNRLDEAAVRLAAIVNDESFVSKEGKSNYQLWHELCDLISQNPDKVKSLNVGAIIRGGLTRFTDQLGKLWCSLADYYIRSGHLEKARDVYEEAIQTVVTVRDFTQVFDRYAHTEESMIAAKMETSTEMGQDEQDDIELELRLARFEQLISRRPLLLNSVLLRQNPHNVHEWHKRVKLYEGNPRQIINTYTEAVQTVDPLRATGKPHSLWVAFAKFYEENEQLDDARTIFEKATKVNYKQVDDLAAVWCEYGEMELRHENYEQALRILRKATAIPSKKAEYFDSSEPVQNRVYKSLKVWSMLADLEESLGTFQSTKAVYDRIIDLRIATPQIIINYGMFLEEHNYFEESFKAYERGIALFRWPNVYDIWNTYLTKFIDRYGGKKLERARDLFEQALDGCPAKYAKTIYLLYAKLEEEYGLARHAMAVYERATEAVETNERHHMFNIYIKRAAEIYGVTHTRAIYQKAIEVLPDEHAREMCLRFADMESKLGEIDRARAIYSYCSQICDPRMTPTFWQTWKEFEIRHGNEDTIREMLRIKRSVQATYNTQVNFMSSQMLKATANATGTVSDLAPGQSGVDDMKMLEQKAQQLAAEAERDKPRPKDKILFVRSDTSRSELAELAKQANPDEIDIDDEDDDEEEEDGEPDEVQLEQKSVPTAVFGGLKED; encoded by the exons ATGCCTTCTTTAACCGAGAAGCCGGAGGTCATATTT GACGAGGACGACCTGCCGTATGAGGAGGAGATCATCAGGAATCCGTACTCCGTCAAGTGCTGGATGCGCTACATCGAGCACAAACAGAACGGCGCAAAGTCTGTGCTCAACATGATCTACGAGCGGGCGCTGAAAGAGCTGCCGGGAAG ttATAAGCTGTGGTATAATTacctgagggagaggaggaagcaggTGAAGGGGAAGTGCATCACTGAGCCTGTGTTCGAGGAGGTTAATAACTGCCACGAGAGGGCGCTGGTGTTCATGCACAAG ATGCCGCGGATCTGGCTGGATTACTGCCAGTTCCTGGTGTCTCAGTGTAAGATCACACGCAGCCGCCGCACCTTTGACCGCGCCCTGAGGGCCCTGCCCGTCACACAGCACTCCCGCATCTGGCCGCTGTACCTGCGCTTCGCCCGCAACCTGCCGCTGCCCGAGACCGCCGTGCGCATCTACCGCCGGTACCTCAAG CTGTCCCCAGAGAATGCAGAGGAGTACATAGATTATCTGCACTCTGTGAATCGTCTGGATGAAGCAGCGGTCAGACTGGCGGCCATTGTGAACGATGAAAGCTTTGTGTCTAAGGAGGGCAAGTCCAACTACCAG tTGTGGCACGAGTTGTGTGACCTGATCTCCCAGAACCCGGACAAGGTGAAGTCCCTGAACGTGGGAGCCATCATCCGCGGCGGCCTGACACGCTTCACCGACCAGCTGGGCAAGCTCTGGTGCTCCCTGGCAGACTACTACATCAGGAGTGGGCACCTGGAGAAG GCGCGAGATGTGTACGAGGAGGCCATCCAGACAGTGGTGACGGTTCGAGACTTCACTCAGGTGTTTGACCGCTATGCCCACACTGAGGAGAGCATGATCGCTGCCAAGATGGAGACCAGCACCGAGATGGGCCAGGACGAGCAAG atGACATTGAGCTGGAGCTGCGCCTGGCGCGCTTTGAGCAGCTGATCTCgcggcgccccctgctgctgaaCAGTGTGCTACTGCGGCAGAACCCCCACAACGTTCACGAGTGGCACAAGAGGGTGAAGCTGTACGAGGGAAACCCGCGCCAG ATCATTAACACCTACACGGAGGCGGTGCAGACGGTGGACCCCCTGCGTGCCACGGGGAAACCACACTCCCTCTGGGTCGCCTTCGCCAAGTTCTACGAGGAGAACGAGCAGCTGGATGAC GCCCGCACCATCTTTGAGAAGGCCACCAAGGTGAACTACAAGCAGGTGGACGACCTGGCAGCCGTGTGGTGTGAGTACGGAGAGATGGAGCTGCGGCACGAGAACTACGAGCAGGCACTGCGCATACTGAGG AAAGCCACTGCAATCCCGTCCAAGAAGGCGGAGTACTTTGACTCTTCAGAGCCGGTGCAGAACCGGGTCTACAAGTCCCTGAAGGTGTGGTCCATGCTGGCAGATCTGGAGGAGAGCCTGGGAACCTTCCAG TCCACGAAGGCGGTGTACGACCGCATCATCGACCTGCGAATTGCCACACCCCAGATCATCATCAACTACGGCATGTTCCTGGAGGAGCACAACTACTTCGAGGAGAGCTTCAAG GCGTACGAGCGCGGCATCGCCCTGTTCCGCTGGCCCAACGTTTACGACATCTGGAACACCTACCTCACCAAGTTCATTGACCGCTATGGCGGGAAGAAGCTGGAGAGAGCGCGGGACCTGTTTGAGCAGGCGCTGGACGGCTGTCCGGCCAAATACGCCAAGA CAATCTACCTGCTGTATGccaagctggaggaggagtATGGGCTGGCGCGTCATGCTATGGCGGTGTATGAGAGGGCCACCGAGGCTGTGGAGACCAACGAGAGGCACCACATGTTCAACATCTACATCAAGAGAGCCGCAGAGATCTACGGCGTCACACACACCAGAGCCATCTACCAGAAGGCCATCGAG gtgctGCCCGATGAGCATGCCAGGGAAATGTGCCTGCGCTTCGCGGACATGGAGAGCAAGCTGGGCGAAATCGACCGGGCCAGAGCCATCTACTCCTACTGCTCCCAGATCTGTGACCCCAGG ATGACCCCCACATTTTGGCAGACATGGAAAGAGTTTGAGATTCGCCATGGTAACGAAGACACCATCCGAGAGATGCTGCGGATTAAGCGCAGTGTTCAGGCCACCTACAACACGCAGGTCAACTTCATGTCCTCCCAGATGCTGAAGGCCACCGCCAACGCCACGGGAACCG tgtcgGATCTTGCTCCAGGGCAGAGTGGGGTAGATGATATGAAGATGCTGGAGCAGAAGGCCCAGCAGCTGGCTGCCGAGGCAGAACGGGACAAGCCGCGCCCCAAAGACAAGATCCTCTTCGTCAG GAGTGACACCTCTCGCAGTGAACTGGCTGAACTGGCCAAACAAGCCAACCCAGACGAAATTGACATAGACGACGAAGACGATgacgaagaggaggaagatggggAGCCAGATG AGGTGCAGTTGGAGCAGAAGAGTGTTCCCACTGCTGTGTTTGGGGGACTCAAAGAGGACTGA